ACGGGAGTCGTCATCGCCAGTGGGGTATGTATTGATCGGTTTTCTCCTcatttttgtttgatttgatttagGGCTTGCTCTTGAAGAAATTCTTTTGATCGACTATATGAACCGTTTTGATTTTGTATTGGCGAGATGATTTTGTGATGGTGAGTTGTGGGATTCATATAATGAACAATGATTTTGTGGGGTTTATCGATTATAAGAAGGGCTTTAAATTGCAATTTGAATGATAGTAATTGGGAATGGAAGATCTTGTGTTAGTTCTAGCTCGGAAGGATATAGTCATTCTTCTGATTAGTTAATCGAGTGGTATCTGATTTTGGTTTGAATCCTTGCTGTTAGGGTGAACCGAGTTTCCATTTGTTCGGTTTTCTCATGTGTGTCGGAGCAACAGCTGCAAGGGCACTGAAATCAGTGGTTCAGGGGATTTTGCTTTCTTCTGAAGGGTAAGCTTTCTCGTGTTCGCTTACCTGATAATGATATGGAAGAGATCCGTGTCGTTTATGTGGATTCTGAAAAACAATTCGTTTTCATTGAAGGGAAAAATTGAATTCCATGAacctgctgttgtacatggcTCCTATAGCTGTTGTGTTACTGCTTCCCGCTACACTTTTTATGGAGGAAAACGTTGTTGGTATTACATTAGCATTAGCTAGAGAAGATGTCAAAATTATTTGGTTGCTGTTGTTCAACTCTGCGCTGGCATATTTCGTAAATTTGACCAACTTTCTGGTCACAAAACACACCAGTGCTCTAACTCTTCAGGTATTTTTCTTGTTGTTCATATGGCATAGCTTTTCTCGTATCAATTCTTAATAATTGATCAACTTTTGGTGAAAAGTATCAAACCTTTTCTTTTGCTATTCGCATCTAAAAGGCGAAAAAATGAAGATTGTATCTTTAACTATATGTAGATATTTTGTTTGATAAATACGAACATTCAATCTAAAGAGCTTTTCCTAGCGAATCACCTATACTATTTTCATGTGTGATAAAAGGTTAAAATTTTTGACACTGTTGTTGGGAATGCATATTTCTTGTTCATAGTAACCAGTTGGTGTATTTCAGTTTCTTCACGATCAAGATACATCTGAACTGACCCGTAGAGGCTAATTCAGTGGTTTCAGTTAATGACGGCTTTTATCTTTTCCCTCATGTTTTCTGAGACATTTACTTTAGAATCATTTTGTGTAGAAGTTAAGTGGCTAGGCTGTATGTATGGTTAACATGAGTCTGTTTTCCATCTTGCGGATAGCCTTTCTAGATATCTCTTCCATTTCACAATTCACCTAACTCTGTCGTTGTTTTGCTTGTACCTAATTTTATTTTGgatcaaaattatattttgttggAGTATCATAAATCATGATCTTATATTGCACAATACCATGGctatgtgaaataattgttcGCGGATCCTCAAGCTAAAACTGACCTGTTGTTTCCGTGATGAAAATCAGGTGCTTGGAAATGCAAAAGGGGCAGTAGCAGTGGTAGTCTCCATACTGATCTTCAAGAATCCCGTCTCTGTAACGGGGATGCTTGGATACTCCCTTACCGTCATTGGTGTTATCCTCTATAGTGAAGCCAAGAAGCGCAGCAAATGAAATTGCGGCCATCAACAAAGACGTCATCCATATTGTAATTTGACAGAGCTTGGTCCCGGGAAGACGTATTTTTCCCCAAAGAGCCAAGGAGGAGAGCGAGCGAGCGAGCAAGAAAGGGTTCGACACGTACCAGCAGTAGTGGAGTAGAAGTTTGAATAAAGTGACTCAAACGTCTTAATTTTTCCCAATCATGGCTTCTCAAAGTAAGCTCACTCTTACCTTAATTCATTTGGGAAGTTGATCCATTTACACAGCTTGTGATTATAAATCTTTTACAATGTCAATTAACTATTGACAAACACGGAGTTTATCAATTTGTTATCACCCTTCACCAAATGATACTATATAAAAAGAATACTTATTTGTGCCTAAAATTCGATGTCGTTTCTGTCAAGTGCAGTTCTCTCTCAACTTTGTTACTTTATTGTTCCTTTTTGTGGTTTTCTAATAATTGAAGAAATTCTAATAAAGTAGTAAGTCATGTACATTatcaattattaaaataattataagcTTTTAGATACACTTACTTTGTCAAAATGCACAACATTATGGCATTCACAACTCATTATCCCTTGACCTTTTTATTTGGCCTTGCACCACCTTTTATCcgacaaattttgaatttagattGAGTTTGGAAAAAAATAAGTCCTTAAAAGAGAACTTTTTTTTTACAACTGTAATGGGAAAACGCCAATAGTGGCTACCTCATGAATCATTAAACAATTTAGATATCTACAATCCTACACCAAATTTCATTTTTGGTGTGCAAAACTTATCCATTATATCTACAGACTACAATCATAATCGAAAGTACGAATAATAAACTCATTATGGGTCAGATATCTATATATCTGAATTGAAAGTACGAATAATAAACTCTATTCGTTTTATTTTATGGACTATTGCCACGTCAATTTCCCAAAATTCTCTACTGACGTGCATGAAACATCTACCTTTACTAGTTGGGCTAAAGCCCAATAATAGAACCACTATGGGCCCTCCGGCCTATGGGCTAAAAGAACTAATTAACAGACAATAAAATGATGTATTATAGGGGGAAAAAAACATAACATAAGTTTGGCAAATTGTTTGTGAATTTAAATATGTCATTGAAAACAGTGAGGGGAAATACAACTTCCCCCAAATTGTCACCAGCAATGAATGCATTACACTCATAGCTCAAGTAGAAGTTACCTCCAAGTTGCAGGAATCGAAATCAAACAGAAATATGTCGAAAAACACACCCACAAAGGCAAGCTCATGCCGATATAGTAACAATACTGAAGGCGCCTCATGTTGAAGAGTCGGGAACAACAGCAGTCGGGCGTTTCATTGATGCAGACTTGAGCACATGGTTATAGCTCCCCTTTTCTTTGAAGAGCTGTGAAAAATGGGGCTTGCAGTATAGGATGCCGTCTAGGGCAGCATAGTTTGATGGAGTTAGAGAGCATCCTCCGTGAGAACACTTGAAACAAGACTTGTGGTAGCTCAGGCTTTCAACAGTCACCTGTAAGAAATGGTGAAATGAGATGCAttgtattattaatatattattgtcCCTTGTTGGTATTCGAACTAATAACATACGAGAAAAAGCAAACATCTTTCTGTCAAAAACTGCATTCATCTTCTTAGTTCTTTCAACATAAAGTATTTCCAAGTGAGCCTAATCTATATATAGATGCTTATTGAGTAAAATTTAGGTCGTAAGCGCAGACAGTTAAGGCCAAATGCTACGTGAATATCGCAGGGGCTCAAATGTGCGCTAGGAATAAAGATTTAGCCACATCAGAGCTTTGCAACTAAAATTACAACTTCGGGTTTGCCTCAGATGTCACTCTATCTGATGTTTAATCGGTATCCATACCTTTTCAAGTGGGTAAGCTGTTTTACCACACGTTGCACATTTCTCTTGTGTCCCAGAGAACATGCCTGCAGCCTTGCTAGGAGATCTTGTCTGGAATTTTGCAGAAAAACGGAAAAATGAGTCGGGCTATTTCTTAAGAGCATGGTAAAAACCATATAGGCctaaattttggaaattttacCATCTCAGGAGTTAACTTCTCAGCTGACTTTGCAGCTGTAGAAAATTGCAACGGCGCTAattaaacaaatgaaaatgaataatcGTTAACAGATAGAGAGGAGTTGTAGCCTTACGCGATTGAAAGTTCTTGGTGAAACTACCAGTCTCCTTGAAAAGTTGCTCATAGTGAGGCTTGCAATAAAGAACACCCTCCATCGACGAATAACTGCTCAGCTGGGACAAAAGGATGGGAAACACAAATCTCAGTAAACACGATGAGCAGTGTAACAAACATTAAGAGCCCTTAGAAGAATAAAAATGATCATCGCTATTGAAGGATCTACATATTTTATCTTCATATGCGCAAATTTACTCGTAGACAATTTGAGTTTCTCCCAAACTGATCACTAATATCTGACCCGTTAACCAACAAAAGTCGAAAGTATGGTATGCTATACACACCCAATGACCCAAATGATGTAAATATCAACATTTGTAAAGGTATAAGGCGATTAATCGAACAATATGGCTCATGTATCACATGCATTTGCAATCATACATTGCAGAATTGAATAAGAAGTTTAACATCTTCCCAGAGAGACTTTTACCATGAATCTTCATTCAAACATCATATAACTAATACCTTTAACAAGGTTAGGAACAACTCATACGATTCATTTGTATTACCGAGTTCATTCTCACTTCGAAACAATCAATTTATACGCAACAATTAGGTATAATGAGACCCAAACAGAAAACAACAAATGCAAGAAATCACAATGAAACTCCCATATCCCAAAATCACACATAAATATGGTTGTAATCACACCATTTGTTACCAGATCATCCAAATACAAACTTGACAAAAGCCAAATCATGAAACATCAAGAATTAAAAGTCTTAAGCATAGAAAAATGATGGATCTTAGAACTTCTTCCAAAACCAAAGCAGCATACAACAAATGATTGCAACACAAAAGAAATCAAACACCTTGATTTGATCTCAGAAGACACATaacaatgagagagagagagaagcaaCCTTGAGGGTTCCCTTGCAATGGGAACATTTGAAGCAAGATTTGTGATAGCTAACACCATCAGCAGACAACAATTCCACCGGATAAACAGTCTTCTCACAGGCCTTGCATTTCTGCTGCGTCCCAGTGAAAGACATTGTTCTTCTATATCCCTTTCAACCAACCAAAAATCAATAGATCTGCAACAGTCACTGCAAAAAAACTCCAAAATCAAGCAGTCATTTCCACTGCAACAGCCGATCTACAGCTTAAAGCGAGGGATGCACATCAAAATGGAGTCTTTGAGTGAATGTTAAAAACCCATCTGGTCAAAATTACATTACCTCGAAAGAAGAGGGAGAAAAAAAGCAATCAAGGTGCTTGCCGAAAAGCCGTAAAGGTTCAAAATTGGTGGATGGGACTCCCCACCTTGAATCTCACTTTAGTTATGCGTTCTCGACAAGGAGAGAGCACGAGATGATGAAGAATAATGATGAttgtggagagagagagaggggtaaATATCTGAGCAGTTTGACTCCTGTAAATGAAGATATTCCTCATGTCAACATGATCTATTTTGTCCTGTTTTTTTTACGGTCAAGGGCTTCCGCAGCTCGGCGATTTTGGTGTGGAACCAaatcgaaccgaaccaaaccgaatcAAACCGAACCGTGCGTTGCGGTTATGGCCATTAGACTACGGGAGGGGTGGGGTAGCTCGCACGAGTAGGGGGAAAAGGttggtgatggggtacgtactaaacaagcccaatagcagtgacggcccatcagcccaaagcccaaggaagagtatcagttcggcattaccaaagagttcggccccagcctacagctcggtaaaagccgaccaatcaagctctactctcagatcggcaaaagctgctcggcaatagttcagcagttcggtctcagtattcgaccgaactgggagatagtggactcatgcagaacctccacgacctccactacacgatctatttagtggtgtcaactcatgcaggatctcatgcaggatagcggaccaaacaaagagatagtggacccatgcaggatctcatgacctccacgacatccacgacctagttagtggtgatgcaagccacgatcttagttcaatgtataaatagaacttagatcagatagactaagggaaaaaaagctctctagacatcaaatatcatatagcaagtctgtatttgtaagctgtaaaccagatcaagcaatacaatcttgccctcctttcttcccgtggacgtagatttacctcagtaaatcgaaccacgtaattccttgtgtcgtgatctatattttttacctgcatttattaccatcaaaaattcgtccAACCATCAGTTGGCGAAACGCTTTTATTGATTTATACCATATTTGTATCGACTTAAATGATACATACTACTCTCATTTTTGCATAGAAATTAAGAAAGATGTCTgattaaataattgaaagataatagtaaaaaatacgaaaaagaaagaaagattattttttgctaaaagaataaatatgtcattttgctTTAGCGTTTCGATAAGGAATACGCATCGCTTTTTCTTGTGACAGAGTGGGTTATAAATAGCAGTTCATTTAAACTCAAAAGAAATTCGGAGAGGCTAAGGGACGGATGGGATGGGATGCTACGAAAAGTTTGAGGTAATGTGCTTGAACGCCATTGCCACCGGTGTTTTTTCCGCTTATAGGACTTATGAATAGTGAATAGAATGAATAATAGATAATTAGACTACTCATAAATAATGAAAGAGATAAGATGATCCATGATAGTTGATGAGGTTGGATAGATTATTGATATTTTGCTTTTTTCGTCAATGGGAGATATCGTGTGGTGTCAAGCCCGACTAAATAGTGGAAGAGTTAAGATTGTAAGGGATAAACGATGAAGTGCAACGGATTTGGATCCCCTGCTCTGCTGTGCACACAGGGGatatgttaaggacctaaatccctaacgatccgataaaacggacaataacgagataaagataatccggcgcccgtgagggtcggcggagataaagatctgggcggctgtgcgcgggttccaacccgtcgggcaacggctacagatcagatatacgttccggctgtgcgcggagaccttccgtcgggcagcaggtagggtaaggaattagggattcaaagaatcacacgtggacttggccaaaataatattgtatttcattgaatgaatattatggaagactccacacatatttataatatgtgtggatacaaaaaagatatgctaaatccctataatatctaaacaaaataataaaagaagatatgctaaatccctatgatatctaaacaaaataattataatagaagagagttaggatcgtatcaactcccccatggttgaaatccaccttgtcctcaaggtagGAACCATAAAACCACGAAGAGAGTTGAAAGTAGAAGTTGTGGCGAggtatctcctcctggatcaaacgcccACCGAATAGTTGTGCGTCTCtccatgaatgctcaaacaTGGCGTGTCATTTCCCGGaggaatcaaccttgcatcggcgGCGAGCGACGGTAATCGAGGATTCATACTTGTAACATTactgacattcaaatccacatagacacaaacAAGTGCTTGCGAACCGGAGTGAGCATCACCTGTCTTACCCAATTCTTCTGCTTTTAATTTAAGCTCATCCTCAAACAACCTTCGCTTCTCTTCCATTTCCTCTTGACTGTCCTGTTTTTTCATATCCAATCCAGCCTCGATGCCATCAACAAGGCTCTGATTCTCCATGCTCTCTCTCTTGTTCGGCTTCTCACTcaacacactgaaatctttttctttctgctctaAACTGGATCGAAGGGCTTCggttttatttcctttctccAGCAAAGTCGCTACATCATCTTTCATCTCCAATTCCTTATGTGTTGGAACACTAATATCATCAATCTTCTCGTCATATGCCCCGACAAGCACTTGCAGCGGCGTATTGTTGGTCTTGATGATCTCTTCCAGGGACTCGTCATTTGGTACAACAAGATTAGCACTCCCATTGTGAGCAACGTTGTCGGGAACATCCTCAGCTAGATTATCGTCATCAATATTCTCCTCAAACAATGCATTCACGCAGGCGAGAAGGGCGGCTTGCTCCAATCTACAACTACGTAACTTCTCGTTGAAATCACTTACGGCAGCTAGTTGggccgggcaaggcgaacgaacCTTGAGACTGGGGGCAACAACAGGCAACGTCGTTGTGCGGTGACCCAACGATCGGTCGCGCGATGGTGGCTGGTACATAGGCTGTGTGTGCAACTCTTCCGGTGAATCCCAACAGGTAGGCGAGTGCGTAGGTTGGTCagaagtttgactggtcaccAGCGTGGGCTGACTGTATAGGTCCCGCGGTGGCTgttcggtggagtagcggggccGGTGGGAGGGGGCTGGACTCGcagcgctctcacctcctcctgAGGGTGAGGTCGATCCCtgcacgtctccgagcgtcggggctGGTCAAAAGGCaggtagccgcggtcctgctgttgcgccggtggaCAGCGGCGATTGGTTCGATGTCTGGGCGGATTCCAGCAACTCGGTGGACGCGGCGGTGGCTGATCATAATCCGAGTATCCCTGCGATGCCCGgtgaggcggtggttcccaacaagagggctgcCGCGTCGGTGGAGGGTCATAGGGATCGAAATCCTGGAGTTGGTATCTCGGTCGTGGGagacgatcaggtggatccaagtggtgtgagacgtagggtgattctggatcaggccacgacggtGAACGAAGTACTTCCACCTtgctgctcggagggtcccaacaggTTACACTGCGAGGTTGGGCCagctggtagggacggaatggctgtgtggcctgagagacgtcgtattgacgacggcgatagccgacgtagtcgtatgacatgtcgacggactgaagcgtggctgtggtggatgatgagCGTCTGACTTTgacgcggcacgcgggaatctttcccgtcgggcgttgcagaagtagagttgtccggcggctagagctcggtggacaggcgggactcggcaaccaaagcagttgctgtgcgcggaatgttttccgtcgggcagcggtgtagcttcggttcgagatggtgggagggtgagatcacgatgaaagcaccagttgttaaggacctaaatccctaacgatccgataaaacggacaataacgagataaagataatccggcgcccgtgagggtcggcggagataaagatctgggcggctgtgcgcgggttccaacccgtcgggcaacggctacagatcagatatacgttccggctgtgcgcggagaccttccgtcgggcagcaggtagggtaaggaattagggattcaaagaatcacacgtggacttggccaaaataatattgtatttcattgaatgaatattatggaagactccacacatatttataatatgtgtggatacaaaaaagatatgctaaatccctataatatctaaacaaaataataaaagaagatatgctaaatccctatgatatctaaacaaaataattataatagaagAGAGTTAGGATCGTATCaggataataaaaaaataatttttttttaattattaaaaaattgttaTGTGTCTGTGCACAGCAGTGCTGTGCACTGCAGAGGATCTCTCCCCGAAGTGCAACACAGTCGGTAAAATTATTTACTCtagctttattttattttttgaaaaatgagaaaaaaaattgactactAATACTAGATAAATTTGTGGACCCATTTATCTATGGGTCCTATGAATAGGTGTGGGGTCCAACTACTTTTTTTTACTTGTTGGTGGACTATAAAGAGGTTGATTAAAGAGAATAAAATCTTACTAAGGAATATCATTAGTGGTTGTTTAACTTTAATGCTTGGAAGACATTCTTTCTTCTATTATTTGGTTCCACTCATAAGCACTACGGCTAATTAAAAATCTCTATTGATCAGTCTTATTACGAGTAGTATATTAATAGTGGATTAGTACTTCTCTATTTGACGAAATTAGCCAGACGAAATTTTCCTTAAACTCTCTCCTTTTGACGATATTTTCATCCTACAAAATTTGGAATGTATTTAcatccaaaaatattttgtatggacattttaatcaataattgaaatattaaatatttcttCGCACTTATTTTTAGAGTTAACATTTTTATTAAAACACTAAAACGATATAGCAAAATCGAATATTAATACGCAAACACTACGAAGAAATAGAGTCTCAAATTATATTATGACGTAATTAATCCATGttattaaaaaattactccaACATAAACATTTCATCGAACAAGAAAGGTGCAAACCAGTCTAAGCAATGGCGAATTCATCttcttcccttcttcttcaaaatCTCATCAGGTAACCTGCCTCTCTGTGTTTTTTTAACCCCCCCTCTGTGTTCTTGAGGGTTCGGCGCGACACTATTTTGCTTCTAACTTCCCTAATTCTGCAGATTATCAGAACCCCTGAAAGAATCACTCCTCAAAACCCATTACGCTCCGCCAGAAACCTACGCCACTTTCTCCGTTAAATCGGAGCTCATCTCTCTGTTTCCAGACGCAACAATCTGCGACGCCGCTCTCCCAACCAAAATCAAAGACTTCGCCTTGTGCTGCGCGGCGTTGTCTTCCGCTTCAAACTCCACCTCCCAACACCTCTCGTGGATCCCCAGATCACTCTCAATTCGCGCCGCTTCCGCTTTCGAAGAATTCTCGAATGCTTACTACGGTGATCAGGATGACCCGCACGCCAAGTGTTCGACGAAAAGCGTCGCCGAACTGGAGTTGGATTTGCGTGGTGCGGCAGATAATGGAAAGAAGCTTTTGATCGAGCTCATGCCGGAGATCTTTCCATTGCTGAAGGATAGAATTAAGGAGAGTGCAATTGATGCTAAAGACGAGAATGATGGAGTTTCAGCGGCCAGTGCCAGGGCTCCGGTGGCCTCAGCTGTTTTGGCTGCCTATCAGCTTAGATGGATTGTTGGACAGGTCACTGTGTGTTTTGCCGTTGTTGTTATTCTTTGTTATTGTGAAATTGAAGGGAAAAAAGGGGAATTTCTGATGTTTTTGTGCTTGTTTTTAGGTGGATGCTCCATACGTAGGGAAGCTTTGCGTGTTGATGATACCGTGTTTGTTGACGGCGCTTGATCACTGGTCTCCAGAAGTGAAAGTAAGTAATTTAGTGGATGTTTACTTCTTAGTTTTCTTATATTGTTTCTTCATAAATTGCTGTCTTGACTGGTTCCTCTTCGGGACTTTGTGGATAGCTAATTGAACTTTGGGATTAGCTATATTTGATTTATAAAATATCTCAATTTTAGAGCTAAGACTAAAACGAGTGAAGTTAAGGAATACCATAAGTGATTGTATAATTTTCACTCTTTCAacctttagtttagtttcttgaAATGGTTTTGTACTTTAGTCAAGCTTGGTTGTGGATCTCTATGTAGCTCTTTAATGCTTTCTGGCATCATTATACTGCCATACTTGATGTTCTGAAATATTTC
This DNA window, taken from Salvia splendens isolate huo1 chromosome 18, SspV2, whole genome shotgun sequence, encodes the following:
- the LOC121777607 gene encoding probable sugar phosphate/phosphate translocator At5g05820, with the translated sequence MSAMKSSGRFFTIGLVTSWYSSNIGVLLLNKYLLSNYGFKYPIFLTMCHMTACALLSYIAIAWMKVVPMQTIRSRVQFMKISALSLIFCTSVVSGNISLKYLPVSFNQAIGATTPFFTAVFAYLMTLKMEAWLTYVTLIPVVTGVVIASGGEPSFHLFGFLMCVGATAARALKSVVQGILLSSEGEKLNSMNLLLYMAPIAVVLLLPATLFMEENVVGITLALAREDVKIIWLLLFNSALAYFVNLTNFLVTKHTSALTLQVLGNAKGAVAVVVSILIFKNPVSVTGMLGYSLTVIGVILYSEAKKRSK
- the LOC121777508 gene encoding LIM domain-containing protein WLIM2b-like, giving the protein MSFTGTQQKCKACEKTVYPVELLSADGVSYHKSCFKCSHCKGTLKLSSYSSMEGVLYCKPHYEQLFKETGSFTKNFQSPAKSAEKLTPEMTRSPSKAAGMFSGTQEKCATCGKTAYPLEKVTVESLSYHKSCFKCSHGGCSLTPSNYAALDGILYCKPHFSQLFKEKGSYNHVLKSASMKRPTAVVPDSST
- the LOC121777401 gene encoding uncharacterized protein At2g39910-like, whose product is MANSSSSLLLQNLIRLSEPLKESLLKTHYAPPETYATFSVKSELISLFPDATICDAALPTKIKDFALCCAALSSASNSTSQHLSWIPRSLSIRAASAFEEFSNAYYGDQDDPHAKCSTKSVAELELDLRGAADNGKKLLIELMPEIFPLLKDRIKESAIDAKDENDGVSAASARAPVASAVLAAYQLRWIVGQVDAPYVGKLCVLMIPCLLTALDHWSPEVKGQGMIGFIHLAKTANAAEIGGYADVVLDACCQNIACDDEIWQYVVEMSVLLIALLQKNNPRSSWCEKLLGEMLNHLERQPRNKQRRVVWLTHSEPLLDTLGLVLLAHFRRLFPLFFKWMHADDDETVLLVLERLTSVVRLTWIRNSPHIERLIEELVTLYKDAALKVAREDIRSLILQILKLIQTSKRPQFDATWLKYKDDPNLEALVPSLS